The following proteins come from a genomic window of Crassostrea angulata isolate pt1a10 chromosome 1, ASM2561291v2, whole genome shotgun sequence:
- the LOC128163862 gene encoding uncharacterized protein LOC128163862 isoform X2, protein MPRKRAFFQLLLILHHLPLSSPAGCAIAYYKFPSSTTSGVFATYTMKTNEECGELCTSQANCKGYGHNSVTLACYVSANDDPTPDTYSWSFYAKMCLKDLLALLPTTEEITTAEMVTTNPTTIRLTTIVTTEDTTTVPLSTVYASTIVHLITTEHTTEQTSIQTTEQTTEQTTEQTTEQTTEQTTIQTTEQTTAQTTEQTTIQTTEQTTEQTTIPTTERTTAQKTIQKTEQTTKQTTKQSTEQTTAIQTTEQTTAIQTTKQTTSLQTTTSTTTGPDFISSYCTCTCEESDLTVSERIEERRQDLQLSVRELSAFKKKLICAPDFRPSANSIGSIGVFILVIWGVLFAFPDIIRAVHVIRRFVKKRRS, encoded by the exons AGAGCGTTCTTCCAACTTTTGTTGATCTTGCATCATTTACCACTTTCATCTCCTGCAg GTTGTGCCATTGCCTACTACAAATTTCCTTCCTCGACAACGTCAGGAGTTTTTGCAACTTACACTATGAAAACGAACGAAGAGTGTGGGGAGTTATGTACGAGCCAGGCCAACTGTAAAGGCTATGGCCACAACAGTGTGACATTAGCTTGTTACGTGTCTGCTAATGACGACCCCACCCCTGATACCTATTCCTGGAGCTTCTACGCAAAAATGTGTCTCAAAG ATTTATTAGCCTTATTACCGACAACTGAAGAAATAACTACAGCGGAAATGGTTACCACCAACCCAACAACAATACGACTCACAACAATAGTTACAACAGAGGATACAACAACTGTTCCTCTCTCAACAGTTTATGCTTCAACAATAGTCCACCTGATCACAACAGAACACACGACAGAACAAACAAGTATACAGACAACGGAACAAACCACTGAACAGACAACGGAACAAACCACTGAACAGACAACAGAACAAACAACTATACAGACAACGGAACAGACAACTGCACAAACAACGGAACAAACAACTATACAGACAACGGAACAAACAACTGAACAGACAACTATACCGACAACGGAACGAACCACTGCACAAAAAACTATACAGAAAACGGAACAAACAACGAAACAAACCACTAAACAGTCAACTGAACAAACAACAGCTATACAAACTACGGAACAAACGACAGCTATACAAACCACGAAACAAACCACATCTTTACAAACAACTACATCAACAACCACAGGTCCTGACTTCATATCTTCTTACTGCACTTGCACCTGTGAGGAATCTGATTTGACGGTTTCTGAACGCATAGAGGAGAGAAGACAAGATCTACAATTAAGTGTTCGTGAGTTGTCGGCCTTTAAAAAAAAGCTAATATGTGCACCTGACTTCCGTCCCTCAGCAAACAGTATCGGCTCCATTGGAGTGTTTATTCTTGTGATATGGGGTGTTTTGTTTGCATTCCCAGACATTATTAGAGCAGTACACGTAATTCGAAGATTTGTTAAAAAGAGAAGATCGTAA
- the LOC128163862 gene encoding uncharacterized protein LOC128163862 isoform X1, with protein sequence MMVFIKGSNQQEQRKYRHRLIQQFFNVSFNIFQRAFFQLLLILHHLPLSSPAGCAIAYYKFPSSTTSGVFATYTMKTNEECGELCTSQANCKGYGHNSVTLACYVSANDDPTPDTYSWSFYAKMCLKDLLALLPTTEEITTAEMVTTNPTTIRLTTIVTTEDTTTVPLSTVYASTIVHLITTEHTTEQTSIQTTEQTTEQTTEQTTEQTTEQTTIQTTEQTTAQTTEQTTIQTTEQTTEQTTIPTTERTTAQKTIQKTEQTTKQTTKQSTEQTTAIQTTEQTTAIQTTKQTTSLQTTTSTTTGPDFISSYCTCTCEESDLTVSERIEERRQDLQLSVRELSAFKKKLICAPDFRPSANSIGSIGVFILVIWGVLFAFPDIIRAVHVIRRFVKKRRS encoded by the exons ATGATGGTTTTTATCAAAGGCTCAAATCAGCAGGAACAACGAAAATACCGTCATCGACTTAtccaacaattttttaatgttagtTTTAATATCTTTCAGAGAGCGTTCTTCCAACTTTTGTTGATCTTGCATCATTTACCACTTTCATCTCCTGCAg GTTGTGCCATTGCCTACTACAAATTTCCTTCCTCGACAACGTCAGGAGTTTTTGCAACTTACACTATGAAAACGAACGAAGAGTGTGGGGAGTTATGTACGAGCCAGGCCAACTGTAAAGGCTATGGCCACAACAGTGTGACATTAGCTTGTTACGTGTCTGCTAATGACGACCCCACCCCTGATACCTATTCCTGGAGCTTCTACGCAAAAATGTGTCTCAAAG ATTTATTAGCCTTATTACCGACAACTGAAGAAATAACTACAGCGGAAATGGTTACCACCAACCCAACAACAATACGACTCACAACAATAGTTACAACAGAGGATACAACAACTGTTCCTCTCTCAACAGTTTATGCTTCAACAATAGTCCACCTGATCACAACAGAACACACGACAGAACAAACAAGTATACAGACAACGGAACAAACCACTGAACAGACAACGGAACAAACCACTGAACAGACAACAGAACAAACAACTATACAGACAACGGAACAGACAACTGCACAAACAACGGAACAAACAACTATACAGACAACGGAACAAACAACTGAACAGACAACTATACCGACAACGGAACGAACCACTGCACAAAAAACTATACAGAAAACGGAACAAACAACGAAACAAACCACTAAACAGTCAACTGAACAAACAACAGCTATACAAACTACGGAACAAACGACAGCTATACAAACCACGAAACAAACCACATCTTTACAAACAACTACATCAACAACCACAGGTCCTGACTTCATATCTTCTTACTGCACTTGCACCTGTGAGGAATCTGATTTGACGGTTTCTGAACGCATAGAGGAGAGAAGACAAGATCTACAATTAAGTGTTCGTGAGTTGTCGGCCTTTAAAAAAAAGCTAATATGTGCACCTGACTTCCGTCCCTCAGCAAACAGTATCGGCTCCATTGGAGTGTTTATTCTTGTGATATGGGGTGTTTTGTTTGCATTCCCAGACATTATTAGAGCAGTACACGTAATTCGAAGATTTGTTAAAAAGAGAAGATCGTAA